CGCCGCCGTGGCCACACCGTGGTTCTGCGAAAACCACGGGCAGACAAGCTGTCTCATTGGGGCTTCAGCACTCCTCACCTCAGTCCGCTGGAACGCAGCGGGTGCGGGCCCATTCCCGAAGGGCGTCGACGTGCTCAGCCATCGTCACCGACAGCGGCGGCGACGTCACCAGGGCCTTGAGGACCAGGTCCGTGGTCAGTTCAGTGTTCTCGCCGTAGGCGTCGTGCAGACCGGCCAGCACCGCCCCTTCGATCTCAGCTCCGCTATAGCCGTCGGAGGCGTCGGCCAGTTTGTCCAGGTCGAACTGGTCGGGATTGCGCCGGCGCTTGCGGATGTGGATGGCGAAAATCTCCCGCCGGGTCTCCCGGCTTGGCAGATCGACGAAGAAGATCTCGTCGAACCGGCCCTTGCGCAGCAGCTCCGGCGGAAGCGCGGTGATGTCGTTGGCCGTCGCCACCAGAAACACCGGAACCGTCCGCTCCTGCATCCACGTCAGCAGCACCCCGAACATCCGCTGCGAGAGTCCGCCGTCGGTGCTCCGCGCCGCCGCCGAGGCGAACGCCTTCTCGATCTCGTCGATCCACAAAATGTTCGGCGACATCATCTCCGCCTGCTTGAGGGCGTCGCGAAGCCGCCGCTCCGACTCGCCGATGTAACGGTCATACAACGCGCCTACGTCCATCCGCAGCAGCGGACGCTGCCACGCCGTCGCGATCGCCTTGGCGCAGAGACTCTTGCCCGCCCCCTGCACGCCCAACATCAGCACGCCCCGCGGGGCCTCCAGGCCGAACGCCGCCGCCTCGTCCGACAACGCGTTCTGCCGCTGGCGAAGCCACGCCTTAAGCCGCACCAGCCCGCCGATCTCGCTCAAATCGATCGGCGTCTCGACGTACTGCAGCAGCCCGCCGCGATGCAGCATCTGCCGCTTACCCGCCAGCACCTTGTTGATGTCGTCCGCGTTGAACCGCCGCTCCTCCGCCACCACGTCGATAATGATCTGCTCAGCCTGTCGCCGGCTCAGGCCGCTGAGGTTCCGCACGATCGTCCGCAGGTCCGCCCGCGTCATGTCCACCTCGATCGGATTCTCGCGGTGAAACCGGCGAAGCGTGTTGACCACGATCTGCTCCAGCTCCTCCCGCCCCGGCAGCGACAGCTCGAACCGCGTCGCCTCCACGTTCAGCACCGACGGCAGGTCCTCGTGATGATCCACCAGAATAAGATGCCCGCCCGTCTCGCGATACCGCCCAATCACCTCGCGCAGAATCCTCTGGGTCCGGGCGTCCTTGAGGTGCTCGAC
This DNA window, taken from Phycisphaerae bacterium, encodes the following:
- a CDS encoding AAA family ATPase, whose product is MNGNAKRLEGMGDSQRLELLLRARHACISIVSYEEAYALDVVRDAAQRLRRPMWYWSVIHGVRDAFRDDGLPIKDTEHPAAALYHFAMRENRSVCVMLDLVEHLKDARTQRILREVIGRYRETGGHLILVDHHEDLPSVLNVEATRFELSLPGREELEQIVVNTLRRFHRENPIEVDMTRADLRTIVRNLSGLSRRQAEQIIIDVVAEERRFNADDINKVLAGKRQMLHRGGLLQYVETPIDLSEIGGLVRLKAWLRQRQNALSDEAAAFGLEAPRGVLMLGVQGAGKSLCAKAIATAWQRPLLRMDVGALYDRYIGESERRLRDALKQAEMMSPNILWIDEIEKAFASAAARSTDGGLSQRMFGVLLTWMQERTVPVFLVATANDITALPPELLRKGRFDEIFFVDLPSRETRREIFAIHIRKRRRNPDQFDLDKLADASDGYSGAEIEGAVLAGLHDAYGENTELTTDLVLKALVTSPPLSVTMAEHVDALREWARTRCVPAD